The window TGCTCAGGATATGAAAAGTGGGGTGGCGGCATTTACACAAGCACTCAAAGAGGCTAAATCGTTTAAGGGGACATTATCAATTCTCCTCACCTCAGACGAAGAAGGTCCTGCAAAATTCGGGACACTTGAAGTATTGAAATATCTAAAAGAGCATGACCTCCTTCCTGACGCAGTAGTGGTAGCAGAACCGACGTGTGAAACAGTTTTTGGAGATGCAATGAAAGTAGGGCGTCGCGGTTCTATAAACGGTATTTTAGAGGTGATTGGAAAGCAAGGTCATGCGGCATATCCTGAAAAAGCAATCAATCCTATCCATCAAATGGCGAGTATCTTGCCTCGTATAGCAGGGGCATTTTTAGATGAGGGAGATGAAGTTTTCGCCCCTTCTCAACTGGTCATTACTGATATACGCTCCGGCATCGAGACGACAAATGTCTCTCCAGGAAAATTGAAGATGATGTTTAATGTTCGTAATTCGACCAAAACTGATAAGATGAGTATTGAAGCATTTATCGCTGATGCGTGTAAGGGATTAGAGTATACACTGACTCTCGATCAGAGTGCTGAGCCTTTTGTGACCGATTCGGCTACCAAGATAGTGCGTGTGTTAAGTGAGTGCATCAATGAGGTGTGTGCTTATACCCCGAAACACTCTACCGCCGGTGGTACATCCGATGCACGCTATATCGCAAAATATGGAATTGACGTTATCGAATTCGGTGTTAAAAACGATACGATTCACGCACCAAATGAGAGAACTTCTGTAGCTGAAGTAGAAGATTTATATAAAGTTTTCAGTTTATTGATACGCCGTTTTTGATAAAATAGCACCAAAGGATATATATGAAAAAATTATGGTTACTTGCCTTAATGGTCGTTAGTGTGTTTGCAAGTGAAATCAACTGGAACAGCTCGTATGATCAGGCTTTAGAACAAGCAAAAAAAGAGAATAAGCCATTAATGGTATTGATTACCAGTGAGCAATGTCGTTGGTGCCGTAAACTCGAAAATACAACACTCAAAGATGAATCTATCATTAATCATATCAATGGTAAATTTCAAGCCGTCAATGTTACGAGAGACAAGAGCATTTATCCCAAAACATTAAGTGCTAAAATGGTTCCTATGAGTTATTTTATCGATCCTAAAACGGGTAAAATTCTCTCTTCAATCCCTGGATATTGGGAAAGTGAAGATTATAACTCTATTCTCGATGAAGCACTACAAAAATTTAAAAAATAAAGGATAAAAATGACAATAGTACAAACTCCCAATGCTCCGGCAGCTATCGGACCTTATTCACAAGCGATTATTGCAAACGGTATGGTTTTTACC of the Sulfuricurvum sp. genome contains:
- a CDS encoding DUF255 domain-containing protein; amino-acid sequence: MKKLWLLALMVVSVFASEINWNSSYDQALEQAKKENKPLMVLITSEQCRWCRKLENTTLKDESIINHINGKFQAVNVTRDKSIYPKTLSAKMVPMSYFIDPKTGKILSSIPGYWESEDYNSILDEALQKFKK
- the dapE gene encoding succinyl-diaminopimelate desuccinylase — translated: MNVLELLKKMIESKSQTPDDGGLLDFITEYLDGFTAIRIDIEGVKNLFAYRRFGEGEHLCFAGHVDVVPSGDGWESDPYVATLRDGFVYGRGAQDMKSGVAAFTQALKEAKSFKGTLSILLTSDEEGPAKFGTLEVLKYLKEHDLLPDAVVVAEPTCETVFGDAMKVGRRGSINGILEVIGKQGHAAYPEKAINPIHQMASILPRIAGAFLDEGDEVFAPSQLVITDIRSGIETTNVSPGKLKMMFNVRNSTKTDKMSIEAFIADACKGLEYTLTLDQSAEPFVTDSATKIVRVLSECINEVCAYTPKHSTAGGTSDARYIAKYGIDVIEFGVKNDTIHAPNERTSVAEVEDLYKVFSLLIRRF